Part of the Janibacter alkaliphilus genome is shown below.
GCTGGCGCTGGTGACGATGGGCCGGGCAGCCTGGCGGGCGGACGTCACCGCCGGCGGCGGCTCGGCGTCGCTGCGGGCGATCCCGCTGCTGACCCGGGGGCGCCGGGTCGGCGCGATCGTGCTGCTGCGGGACATCTCCGAGCTGCGTCGCCGCGAGCACGAGCTGATCAGCAAGGACCAGACCATCCGGGAGATCCACCACCGGGTGAAGAACAACCTGCAGACCGTGGCCGCGCTGCTGCGGCTGCAGTCCCGCCGCCTCGGGCCCGGCCCCGGGCAGGACGCGCTGGTCGAGTCGGTGCGCCGGGTCGGGGTGATCGCCCTGGTCTACGAGACGCTGAGCACCGGCTTCTCCGAGACCGTGGAGTTCGACGAGGTCGCCGCCCGCGGCGGGCGGGCGATCGTCGACGTGGCCACCACCACCGGCCAGGTGCACCTGTCGCTGACCGGGTCCTTCGGCCAGGTGCGGCCCGAGCACGCCACCTCGCTGGCGCTGATCCTCTCCGAGGTGCTGCAGAACGCCATCGAGCACGGGGTGCCCGGCGGCGGCGAGATCCGCGTGGACGCCCGGCGCAGCATCGAGCAGGGGCAGGACATCCTGCGGGTCTCGGTCGAGGACGACGGGGCCGGGCTGCCGCAGGGCTTCCGGCCGAGCCGGGCCGGGCTGGGCACCCGGATCGTCACCTCGATGGTCCAGGACCTCGGCGGGGAGATCCGCTGGGAGGACGGCGAAGGGGGCGGCACCCGGGTGCGCTTCAGCGCCCGGCTGGCGGCGCCGGCCGACGCCGCGCGGTCATGAGCCCGCGGTCGTGAGTCTGCGGACATGAGTGCGCGGACATGAGTCGGCGCCGCCCCGTCCGGTGACGGAGGCGGCGCCCAGGGGGCAGCGTGCTGCCGGAGGTGGGCCTCAGCTGGCCCGGCGGGCCCGGGCGTTGCGCCGCTTGAGGGCGCGGCGCTCGTCCTCGGAGAGGCCGCCCCAGACGCCGGCGTCCTGGCCGGACTCCAGCGCCCACTTCAGGCAGGTGTCGACCACCTCGCAGCGGCGGCACACCTTCTTGGCCTCCTCGATCTGAGCGATCGCGGGGCCGGTGTTGCCGATCGGGAAGAACAGCTCAGGGTCCGCTTCGAGGCAGGCTGCGCGATCGCGCCAGTCCATGGGGGTGGTGCTCCTTGTCTCGAGGGGAGAGGGAAGATGACGATGATGGTGGCCTCGCTCTAACCGAGCAAGGGGAGTCGGGTCGAGGGGCCGGTCGACGTTGACGAGGCCAGCGGGCACGATCGCCCAGGATAGTCCTGAGAGTGCCAACGGGTCGAGACCTGAAGTTGTTCCCGTGCTCCGAGGGCGGTCACCTAGCATGCTCGGGTGAGCCCCGCAGCCTCCTCCTCGACCGACCCGGCCCCCGTACCCCCGCAGGCATACACGGCGGCCGGGGTGTGCGGTTTCCAGGCGTTCCTGCTCTTCGGGGCGGCGGCCGTCTTCGTCATCGCGCTGGTCCGGGGCACCGCTGCCGAGCCCACCGAGGCGGTGATGACGCTGGTCGTCGCGCTCGTCTTCGCCACCCTGCTCGCGGTGATGGCCGTGCACTGGTGGCGCGGGTCGCGGTGGCCGCGCACCCCGACGATCGTGTGGAACATCCTCATGCTCCCCGCCGCCTTCACCCTGGCCAGCAGCAGCGGCCTCGGGGTGGGCATCCCCTTCGCCATCGTCGCCCTCGTCGGGCTGTCGGCCGCGTGGCAGACCCCGCCGCCGCAGCTGCCCGAGGACACGGCGCTGTGACCGGCGGCACCGGGTGCGCTCGCTGATGGACGTCGTCGAGGCGGGCATCGCCCGGCTGCGGGCCGCGCTGGAGGCCGGCGAGGTGACCGCCGAGGGGCTGCTCGACGCCTACCTCGCCCGGATCGCCGCCTACGACCAGGGCGGGATCCGGCTCAACGCGCTCGTCGTCCTCGACCCCGGCGCCCGGGACGCGGCCCGGGCGGCGGACGCCCGGCGGGCGGCGGGGGAGAGCCTCGGGCCGCTGGACGGCATCCCCTACACCGCCAAGGACAGCTACCTGGCGACCGGTCTGACCTGCGCGGCTGGCTCGCCGGCCTTCGCCGAGCTCGTGGCGACGAGAGACGCCTTCGCGATCGAGCGGCTGCGGGCCGCCGGGGCGGTGCTCGTCGGGCTGACGAACATGCCGCCGATGGCGAACGGGGGGATGCAGCGCGGTGTCTACGGGCGGGCGGAGAGCCCGTACAGCGCCGACCACCTCACCGCCCCCTTCGCCTCCGGCTCCTCCAACGGCTCCGGGACCGCGACCGCGGCGAGCCTGGCCGCCTTCGGGCTGGCCGAGGAGACGTGGTCCTCGGGGCGGGGGCCGGCCAGCAACAACGGGCTGTGCGCCTACACCCCCTCGCGCGGGGTGATCTCGGTGCGCGGCAACTGGCCGCTGGTGCCGAGCATGGACGTCGTCGTGCCGCACACCCGGACGATGGCCGACCTGCTGGAGGTGCTCGACGTCGTCGTCGCCGACGACCCGGACACCACCTGCGACCTGTGGCGGCTGCAGCCGTGGGTGCCGATCCCGGCGGCCTCGCAGGTGCGGCCGGCCTCGTACCCGGCGCTCGCCGAGCGGGGGAGCGGGGCGCTGGCCGGGGCGCGGCTGGGGCTGCCGGGGATGTACGCCGATGCCGACCCGGAGGCGGGCACGGGGGAGGACCCCGGCATCGGCGGGCCGACCGGTCAGCCGATCGAGACCCGGCGCAGCGTGCTCGACCTGCTCGCCGCGATGCGCGCCGACCTCGAGGCGGCCGGGGCGGAGGTCGTCGACGTGGACCTGCCGGTGGTCAGCCGCTACGAGGGGGACCGGCCGGGGATGCCGACGATCGCCACCCGCGGGCTGGTGCCGCCGGAGTACCTCGAGGTGGAGATGTGGGAGCTGTCGATGTGGGGGTGGGACGGCTTCCTGCGGGCGAACGGGGACCCCGCCCTGGACCGGCTCGCCGACGTCGACGGGCCGCAGATCTTCCCGCCGCCGACCGGGGCGCTGCCGGACCGGTACGGATCACTGGACCTCGACGTCGCCGAGTACGTCACCCGCGCGCGTGAGCAGGGAGTGGTGCAGGACCCGACGACGCTGCCGCACCTGGAGGCCGGGCTGCGCGGGCTGGAGGAGACCCGGCGGGTCGACCTCGAGGAGTGGATGGACGAGCTCGGTCTGGATGCGCTGATCTTCCCGGCGGTGGCCGACGTGGGGCGTGCGGACGCCGACACGGACGAGGAGTCGGCGCGGCTGGCCTGGCGCAACGGGACGTGGGTGGCCAACGGCAACCTCGTGCCCCGGCACCTGGGCATCCCCACGGTCACCGTGCCGATGGGCGTCATGGCCGACATCGGGATGCCGGTCGGGCTGACCCTGGCCGGCCGCGCCTACGACGACACCGCCCTGCTCACCCTCGGCTGCGCGGTCGAGGCCACCCGCCCCCGCCGCCTCTCCCCGCCCCGCACCCCTCCGCTCCCCTGAGCACGTCGCGTCACCGAGCTTTTATCGGGTTACCCGATAAAGGCTCCTTTGCGGGGGAAGGCTTCTCCGGGGAGCGAGAGGTTCTCTGCACGGAGGGCGCGCTGACGGATAGATGCTTGGCGACGTGGGGGCCTGCGGCTCAGGCGTCGGCCTGCACCAGCTGGATCTCCTCCGCCCGCCCACCCCGTACGAGGTAGCCCCGGCCCGGGACGCGGTCCAGCGGCGGGACCCGCACCCCGAGCGCGTCGCCGTCGCGGCGCTCCGCCGGCTGCAGCAGCACCCCGCACCGACCGCGGCCGACGTCGGCGACGAGCCCGCGCAGCTGGCTGCTCGCCGACATGGTCGAGCTCGTCGCGACGACGACGCCATGGTCCCGGTCGACCCGACGGGTGATCTCGCGCAGCACACCCTCGATGTCGATGCCCTCGAGCCGGTCGGCGTCGTCGACCACCACGGCGAGATCAGGATGCGCCTGACGAAGGGAGAGCAGCGTCTCGTGATCCTCGGCCGTCAGGTGCCGGTACGGCCCGTCGGGGACGGCGCCGGCGGCGACGAGCACCGTCGGGTGGCCCAGCCCGGCCAGCGCCGACGCGAGCCGGCATGCCGCCGTGCTGCGCCCCGACCGGCTCGGGCCCGCGACGAGGAAGCGTCGGGAGTCGTCGGCGGGCGACCAGGCCAGCGGCTCGGCCAGGGGTCCGCCGACACCCAGGACCAACCCTGCGCCGTCCTCGGGACACCCGTCATCATCAGGACGCTTGAGGCCTTCGTGGCGCCCGGGCTCACCGGCACGTCCGACGTCGGCAGGACGGACCAGGGTCGGCAGCGGTGCGACCACCCACGGCGCCTCGGCCACCCCTTCGGCGGCCGATAGATCGTCGACGATCCCCACCTGCGCGGCGTGGCCACCGGGCAGCGCCACACCGCGGCCGGGGACCGGCCGCTCGGGCAGCACCCCGGCCGGGATCCCGGCCAGGGCCGCATCCCCGCGATCCGGCAGGTGCAGCGCCAGCCGGGTGCTGATGAGCGAGGTGATCCGCCCGCTGAGCAGCTCGCGGCCCCCGGTGACGACCAGGCGCAGTCCCGCGCCGCCACCGTCACGCACCAGCGCCTCGATCTCCTGCCCCAGGTCTTCGAGGTCGCCGGGATCGCCCCGGGCCACGATCCGCGCCCACCCGTCGATCCCGAGCAGCAGGTGCGGCGGTCGCGCGGGGTCGTCCACCGGCCACGAGGCGAGGTCCGCGTGCCCGGCAGCACGTAGCCGCTCCTGGCGCTGGGCCACCTCGGCGCGCAGCCGGGTGAGCAACCTCCGCAGCGTCGGCCGGTCGGCCACGTCGATCACCGAACCCACCTGAGGCAGGTCAGCCAGACCCTGCAGCGCGGCCGACCCGTCACCGACCAGGTGCACCTGCGGTGCCTGATCACCGAGCCGGGACGTGGCCGCGACGATGCCCCGCAGCGCGGTGGTGCGACCGCTGCCGGGAGCGCCGACGACCATCCAGTGCCCGGAGCCGGGGGTCCATGCCAACGGTCGGCGGGTCTGCTCCTCGGGCACGTCCAGCAGCGCGAAGACCGCCCCAACGTCCTCTGGCAGTGCGCCGGCCTCGAGCCGCTCCGGCAACGGCGGTACCCAGGGACGGTGCGGCTCGGGCAGCCCCGCCTCCCGCGCCGCGGCACGCAGCGTCGGGACCAGCCGGTCGAGGTCGCTGGGCCCGACCACCGCGGCCGCGGGTGGCTCCGGCCACGGCCGCCCCACGTCGCGCACCACGAGCGGAGGCCGGTCGCCGGTCTCGGCCCGCCCGCCGATCCGCGCCGTCTGCACCGCGACCGGGGGGCCGCTGCCCTGACCGACGAGCAGCCGTCCGGGCAGGTCGTCCGGGATCGCCGCAGCCTCCCCGCTGCCGAGCACGTCGTCGCTGTCGACCTTGTCCCGCACCCTCAGGCTCAGCCGGAGGTTGACATTAGCCCTGATGTCCGGGCCGACGATGCCGCCGGGCCGCTGGGTGGCCAGCACGAGATGCACCCCGAGGGAGCGGCCCACCGCGGCGATCCGGATGAGCCGCGCCAGCACGTCCGGCTGATGCTCGGCCAGCATCCGGAACTCGTCGATGACGATGAGCAGCCGGGGCAGCGCGGTGGCCCCGGTGTACCGCTCGAGGTCGGGCGCGCCGGCGGCGGCGAGCAGCCGCTCACGACGCAGCAGCTCCGCGTCCAGGCTGGTGAGGGCACGCTGCGCCTGGTGCGGCTCGAGGTCGGTGAGCACCCCGACGGTGTGCGGCAGGTCGGCGCACGCGGCGAAGGCGGCCCCACCCTTGTAGTCCACGAGCACGAGGCTGACCTGCTCGGGGGAGCGGTGCACCGCCAGGCTGGCCACCCAGCTCTGCAGCAGCTCGGACTTGCCGGAGCCGGTGGTCCCGGCGAGCAGGGCGTGCGGTCCGTCGGTGACGAGGTCGAGGACCGCGGGGCCGTCGTGCCCGATCCCGATCGGCACCGCGAGCGAGCCAGGTCGCGACGCGGCCCACCTCCGGCGCACCTGCGCCGGGTCGAGCGGGTCGAGGTCGAGGAGGTCGAGCAGCCGCGCGCTGGCCGGCAGGTCCGCGCGCCCGGGTGCCGGGGTGGCGTCGCGAAGCGGCACCAGCGCGGCGCCGACCCGCTCCGCCCACCCGTGCGTGACGGTGTCCGGCGGCCAGGTCCGGGTCGTGGCGACCTCGCTGCCGGTCAGCCGGCCGCTCCCGTCGTCGGTGCGCACCAGGGCGCGGGTCTCGTGCGGCAGGTCTGAGGGAGCGTCGGCCGTGAGCAGCACGAGCACACCGTGCGACCCGCCGTCGGCGAGGACGTGCTGCAGCGCCGCGCTTGACCTCAGCCGCGCCGGCTCGTCGACGACGAGCAGGTGGATCGGGAGGTTCGCCGCGTCGTCGCGACGCTCGGCGGCCTCGCTGACCAGGCGAGCCAGCGCGGCCAGGACCGGCTCGGCCTCAGCGTGCCTGGCGCTGCGGGCCGAGGCGGGCACGTCCACCCGGGAGCGGACGTGCGGCACCTGCGCGAAGGGGGTCCACCAGCACCCCGGTGCACCGACGAGCGTGACCTGCAGCTCGTGCGGGGAGTGCAGGGTGAGGAGCTGCCCGAGCGCCGCACGGGCCAGACCGGCCCTGTCCGGTCCGGTCACCCCGGTCACCCGTGCCGCCGCCAGATCGAGGGTGACCGGGGCGTGGACCAGCGGCGGCCGCAGCCGCCTCCCGGCGCTGCCGTCCTGCACGACGACCGTCGAGGCGACCTCCCCGAGACCCAGCCGCACCGGCAGCTCCGCGGTGCTGGCCAGGCGACGCTCCCACAGCCGATCGTTCTCCCCGGCCGCCGCGGCGAGCACGGTCACCGGGTCGGGGTGCCGGACGAGCCGGGCGCTGCGCTCCAGGGCGAGCGCCGAGCGCAGCCGGGAGGTGGCCCGCTCTGTCTCCGCCGACCAGGTGGCCAGGTCGTCGTGGTGCTCGCGCCGTGAGGTGGAGCGGTCCCCGACGACCGAGCCGAGCAGCATGACCGGCGAGAGCAGCCCGAAGAGCAGCATCCGCGGACCGAAGAAGGCGGCCAGCAGCAGCGCGAAGGGCAACGGCGCCGCGAGCATCACCCACGGCAGACGTCGCCGCCGCGGTGGCGACGGTCGGGCGGGGTACTCGACGTGCACCTCCTCGTCGTCGTCCAGCACGACCGGGCGCGGGCTGACCAGGAGCGTGCCCTCGCCGGTCGGCCGACGACGGACGAGGCGTCGTGGGGTCGGCAGGAGCACCAGGGTGCTGCTCCCTAGCCGCCACTCCTGGCCCACCTTCAGCGTGGTGCTGCCGGTGAGCCGCGCCCCGGCGATCCGCGAGCTGTTGGTGGCCCCGAGCTCGTGCACCCGGACCCCGTCGCGGTCGACGAGCACCTCGGCGTGGGTTCGCGAGACCCCGTCGTCGCCGAGGGCGAGGTCGCAGACGGGCGAGCGTCCGACCCGGTGCTGGCCGGGCGTGAGCGGCAGGCAGCGGCCGCTGCCCGGACCGGCGACGACGGCCAGCGCCAGCGGCGCCGTCGGCAGGGACGCCCGGGGTGGTCCGCCGTCGAGCACCAGCACGGCGCCGTCCAGCAGCGGTGGGTCGCCGACCGGGTTCGACGGGTCCAGCCGCTCTCCGCCGACCCGGAGCCGGGCCGTGCCCGCGCCGAGCGCGTCGGCGAGGTCGGCGACCGTGTGACCGGGGGAGGCCCGGGCCTCGACGGTGCGGGCGGGCGCGTCCGGGCGCGCCAGCACGGTGAGTCGAAGGATCATGCGGGCGACCGTAGGTCGGGTCGGGGTCGCGGCGTCGTCGGTTGTCCACAGGCCCCCTTCTGGATCGGGCAGGACCCGGCCGGAGGGATACCCCGCCCCGCTCTGGGCCTGGTACGCCGGGGGGTAGGCCTGTGGATTCTCGAGATGCGAGGTCGGCAGAAATCGCTAGCGTCGTGGCCACGAGGACGCCGACAGGGGAGCAGGAGGCGTCGTCGCTCCGCCGAAGGGGGCACCGCCATGACGACTGCCGTGGAGACGGTCGAGGTCGAGGTTCGCGAGCTCATCCGCCGCTCGGGGCTGGACCCTGCCCGGGACACCCACGAGGTGGCCGAGCTGGTGCGCGCGGCCGTCTCCGACTACGACGAGCGCAGCCTGCACGGCAGCATGCCGCTGCTCGGCGACGTCGACGCCGCGGTGAAGTCGGTGCTCGACGTCGTCGCCGGCTTCGGCCCGCTGCAGCCCTACTTCGACGACCCGAGCGTCGAGGAGATCTGGATCAACGCACCCAGCCAGGTCTTCGTCGCCCGGCACGGGGTGGCCGAGCTGACCAGCACGGTGCTCACCGCCGACGGGGTGCGTGACCTCGTCGAGCGGATGCTCAAGACCTCCGGCCGCCGGGTGGACCTGTCCTCGCCCTTCGTCGACGCGGTGCTGCCCGACGGCAGCCGGCTGCACGTGGTCATCCCGGACATCACCCGGGAGCACTGGGTGGTCAACATCCGCAAGTTCGTCGTGCGGGCGAACCACCTCGACGACCTCGTGCGGATGGGCACCCTGACCCAGCAGGCGTCGACCTTCCTGCAGGCCGCGGTGGCCTCCGGGCTCAACGTCCTCGTCGCCGGCGGCACCCAGGCGGGCAAGACGACCTTCCTCAACTGCCTCGCCTCGGCCATCCCGGGTCGCGAGCGGGTGGTGACCTGCGAGGAGGTCTTCGAGCTCAAGCTGCCGCTGCGCGACGTCGCGGCGATGCAGTGCCGCCAGCCCAGCCTCGAGGGCACCGGCGAGGTACCGCTGAGACGCCTGGTGAAGGAGGCGCTGCGGATGCGGCCCTCGCGGATCATCGTCGGCGAGGTGCGGCAGGCGGAGAGCCTCGACCTGCTCATCGCCCTGAACTCCGGCCTGCCCGGGATGGCCACGCTGCACGCCAACTCCGCCCGGGAGGCGGTGACGAAGATGTGCACCCTGCCGCTTCTCGCCGGCGAGAACGTCGGCTCTCGCTTCGTCGTGCCCACGGTGGCCAGCTCGATCGACCTCGTCGTGCACGTCGCGCTCGAGGCCGACGGCACCCGCCGGGTGCGGGAGATCGCCGCCCTGCCCGGCCGGGTGGAGAACGAGATCGTCGAGATCGCCGATCTCTTCAGCCAGCGCGACGGGCAGCTGGCGCGTGGCGACGGCTTCCCGCCGCACGACGACCGGTTCGTCCGGCACGGCTACGACCTGGCCACGCTGCTCGCCCCGGAGCCACGATGAGCGGGGTGCTGGCCGGCCTGCTGCTGGGTCTCGGGCTCTTCTGCATCTGGTGGTCCACGTGGCCGCGGGAGGCGCAGCCCGCCCGTGCGCCACGCGAGCACCGGATCATCGAGCGCCTCGCCGACGACCTGGCGCAGGCCGGGTACCGGGGGATCGGACCGGTGACCCTGCTGGGTACGTGCGTGCTCACCTTCGCGCTCGTCCTGCTCTTCGTCACCGCGATGACCCGGGTGCCGGCGATCGCGCTGTGCTTCGCCGCGATGGCCGGCTGGCTGCCGGTGCTCGTCGTGCGGGTGCGGGCCCGCTCCCGCCGCGCCCAGCTGCGCGAGCTGTGGCCGGACGCGGTGGACAACGTCACCTCCGCCGTCCGAGCCGGGATGGCCCTGCCCGAGGCGCTGGCCCAGCTGTCGGTGCGTGGCCCGGTCGAGCTGCGGCCGGCCTTCGCCTCCTTCGCCGAGGACTACCGCACCACCGGACGCTTCAACGACTGCCTCGACCGGCTCAAGGCCCGGCTGGCCGACCCGGTCGGTGACCGGCTGGTCGAGTCGCTGCGGATCGCCCGCGAGGTCGGCGGCAGCGACCTGGGTTCGCTGCTGCGCACCCTGAGCACCTTCCTGCGCGAGGACGCGCGCACCCGCAGCGAGCTGGAGACCCGCCAGTCCTGGACGGTCAACGCCGCCCGTCTGGCCGTGGCCGCGCCGTGGATCGTCCTCGCGCTGCTGTGCACCCGCCCGGAGTCGGTGCGCGCCTACGACACCGCTCAGGGCGCGGTGGTGCTGCTCGTCGGTGCCGGGGTCACCGTGCTCGCCTACCGGCTGATGGTGCGCATCGGGCGCCTGCCGGACGAGGACAGGGTGCTGCGATGACCGAGCTGGTGCACGGGCTGGGGCCGTGGCGCAGCGGGGCCCTGGTGGGGCTCGCGCTCGCCCTGGGCGTGGCTCTTGTGCTGCGCCGGCTGCCGCACCGTCGTCGAGCCACCCTCGACGACCGGCTCGAGCCGTACCTGCGCGACACCCCGCGCCCCTCGCGGCTGCTCACCGAGCCGCAGGTCTCGCTCGCCGCGGTCATCCCGACCGTGCTGCGTCCGGTGGTCAGCGACCTCGCCGGCTGGATCGAGCGGCTCCTCGGCGGCAGCAGCTCGGTGCGCCGACGGCTGCTGCGCGCCGGCCGGGAGCCGCAGGTGGAGCAGCTGCGGGCCGAGCAGGTCGTCTACGGCTTCGCCGGGGCGCTGCTCGGCG
Proteins encoded:
- a CDS encoding histidine kinase N-terminal domain-containing protein codes for the protein MPSLAEILRTVPDLEPAEVEWLHLLVEDWQLLADLAFSDLVLWLPDGAGGWVVGAHARPMTGPMVFVEDLIGSRLESPDLRSLVDEAVAGSAPTSPRRHAREMQDTLLERAVPVRRSGRTLAVLSCHTSLGQARRRSRLEECYAAIADDLLAMIAAGDWPHLGAPTGMRRGAPRVGDGVIRLDERGAVRYASPNAVSAIRRLGHQGPVEGEVLAQVISGLPRHEGYVDEGLALVTMGRAAWRADVTAGGGSASLRAIPLLTRGRRVGAIVLLRDISELRRREHELISKDQTIREIHHRVKNNLQTVAALLRLQSRRLGPGPGQDALVESVRRVGVIALVYETLSTGFSETVEFDEVAARGGRAIVDVATTTGQVHLSLTGSFGQVRPEHATSLALILSEVLQNAIEHGVPGGGEIRVDARRSIEQGQDILRVSVEDDGAGLPQGFRPSRAGLGTRIVTSMVQDLGGEIRWEDGEGGGTRVRFSARLAAPADAARS
- a CDS encoding WhiB family transcriptional regulator — its product is MDWRDRAACLEADPELFFPIGNTGPAIAQIEEAKKVCRRCEVVDTCLKWALESGQDAGVWGGLSEDERRALKRRNARARRAS
- a CDS encoding amidase is translated as MDVVEAGIARLRAALEAGEVTAEGLLDAYLARIAAYDQGGIRLNALVVLDPGARDAARAADARRAAGESLGPLDGIPYTAKDSYLATGLTCAAGSPAFAELVATRDAFAIERLRAAGAVLVGLTNMPPMANGGMQRGVYGRAESPYSADHLTAPFASGSSNGSGTATAASLAAFGLAEETWSSGRGPASNNGLCAYTPSRGVISVRGNWPLVPSMDVVVPHTRTMADLLEVLDVVVADDPDTTCDLWRLQPWVPIPAASQVRPASYPALAERGSGALAGARLGLPGMYADADPEAGTGEDPGIGGPTGQPIETRRSVLDLLAAMRADLEAAGAEVVDVDLPVVSRYEGDRPGMPTIATRGLVPPEYLEVEMWELSMWGWDGFLRANGDPALDRLADVDGPQIFPPPTGALPDRYGSLDLDVAEYVTRAREQGVVQDPTTLPHLEAGLRGLEETRRVDLEEWMDELGLDALIFPAVADVGRADADTDEESARLAWRNGTWVANGNLVPRHLGIPTVTVPMGVMADIGMPVGLTLAGRAYDDTALLTLGCAVEATRPRRLSPPRTPPLP
- a CDS encoding FtsK/SpoIIIE domain-containing protein, translated to MILRLTVLARPDAPARTVEARASPGHTVADLADALGAGTARLRVGGERLDPSNPVGDPPLLDGAVLVLDGGPPRASLPTAPLALAVVAGPGSGRCLPLTPGQHRVGRSPVCDLALGDDGVSRTHAEVLVDRDGVRVHELGATNSSRIAGARLTGSTTLKVGQEWRLGSSTLVLLPTPRRLVRRRPTGEGTLLVSPRPVVLDDDEEVHVEYPARPSPPRRRRLPWVMLAAPLPFALLLAAFFGPRMLLFGLLSPVMLLGSVVGDRSTSRREHHDDLATWSAETERATSRLRSALALERSARLVRHPDPVTVLAAAAGENDRLWERRLASTAELPVRLGLGEVASTVVVQDGSAGRRLRPPLVHAPVTLDLAAARVTGVTGPDRAGLARAALGQLLTLHSPHELQVTLVGAPGCWWTPFAQVPHVRSRVDVPASARSARHAEAEPVLAALARLVSEAAERRDDAANLPIHLLVVDEPARLRSSAALQHVLADGGSHGVLVLLTADAPSDLPHETRALVRTDDGSGRLTGSEVATTRTWPPDTVTHGWAERVGAALVPLRDATPAPGRADLPASARLLDLLDLDPLDPAQVRRRWAASRPGSLAVPIGIGHDGPAVLDLVTDGPHALLAGTTGSGKSELLQSWVASLAVHRSPEQVSLVLVDYKGGAAFAACADLPHTVGVLTDLEPHQAQRALTSLDAELLRRERLLAAAGAPDLERYTGATALPRLLIVIDEFRMLAEHQPDVLARLIRIAAVGRSLGVHLVLATQRPGGIVGPDIRANVNLRLSLRVRDKVDSDDVLGSGEAAAIPDDLPGRLLVGQGSGPPVAVQTARIGGRAETGDRPPLVVRDVGRPWPEPPAAAVVGPSDLDRLVPTLRAAAREAGLPEPHRPWVPPLPERLEAGALPEDVGAVFALLDVPEEQTRRPLAWTPGSGHWMVVGAPGSGRTTALRGIVAATSRLGDQAPQVHLVGDGSAALQGLADLPQVGSVIDVADRPTLRRLLTRLRAEVAQRQERLRAAGHADLASWPVDDPARPPHLLLGIDGWARIVARGDPGDLEDLGQEIEALVRDGGGAGLRLVVTGGRELLSGRITSLISTRLALHLPDRGDAALAGIPAGVLPERPVPGRGVALPGGHAAQVGIVDDLSAAEGVAEAPWVVAPLPTLVRPADVGRAGEPGRHEGLKRPDDDGCPEDGAGLVLGVGGPLAEPLAWSPADDSRRFLVAGPSRSGRSTAACRLASALAGLGHPTVLVAAGAVPDGPYRHLTAEDHETLLSLRQAHPDLAVVVDDADRLEGIDIEGVLREITRRVDRDHGVVVATSSTMSASSQLRGLVADVGRGRCGVLLQPAERRDGDALGVRVPPLDRVPGRGYLVRGGRAEEIQLVQADA
- a CDS encoding CpaF family protein, with translation MTTAVETVEVEVRELIRRSGLDPARDTHEVAELVRAAVSDYDERSLHGSMPLLGDVDAAVKSVLDVVAGFGPLQPYFDDPSVEEIWINAPSQVFVARHGVAELTSTVLTADGVRDLVERMLKTSGRRVDLSSPFVDAVLPDGSRLHVVIPDITREHWVVNIRKFVVRANHLDDLVRMGTLTQQASTFLQAAVASGLNVLVAGGTQAGKTTFLNCLASAIPGRERVVTCEEVFELKLPLRDVAAMQCRQPSLEGTGEVPLRRLVKEALRMRPSRIIVGEVRQAESLDLLIALNSGLPGMATLHANSAREAVTKMCTLPLLAGENVGSRFVVPTVASSIDLVVHVALEADGTRRVREIAALPGRVENEIVEIADLFSQRDGQLARGDGFPPHDDRFVRHGYDLATLLAPEPR
- a CDS encoding type II secretion system F family protein gives rise to the protein MSGVLAGLLLGLGLFCIWWSTWPREAQPARAPREHRIIERLADDLAQAGYRGIGPVTLLGTCVLTFALVLLFVTAMTRVPAIALCFAAMAGWLPVLVVRVRARSRRAQLRELWPDAVDNVTSAVRAGMALPEALAQLSVRGPVELRPAFASFAEDYRTTGRFNDCLDRLKARLADPVGDRLVESLRIAREVGGSDLGSLLRTLSTFLREDARTRSELETRQSWTVNAARLAVAAPWIVLALLCTRPESVRAYDTAQGAVVLLVGAGVTVLAYRLMVRIGRLPDEDRVLR